From Ornithorhynchus anatinus isolate Pmale09 chromosome X3, mOrnAna1.pri.v4, whole genome shotgun sequence, the proteins below share one genomic window:
- the LOC114807590 gene encoding zinc finger protein 496-like, producing MATTERRRPPVSSESPASPVSHPRRGGPTAGGSARVVGPSVEGSERPPPVKTEEEEEDRGGGFGPRGNGVPGRGARRFRFREASGPREALGRPQQTLQPSVLDRFLAILPAEIQARVRFRRPESGEEAVAPVEGSHPEPGGTGPQTRSPRRRIAIVIVVLVKRPLRARHRPERRGGVELVGSDAAPVPRPVPRLKPPFHRRGR from the exons ATGGCTACGACGGAGCGACGACGGCCGCCCGTCTCCTCGGAGAGCCCAGCCTCTCCCGTGTCCCACCCCCGCCGCGGAGGCCCGACGGCCGGAGGGTCGGCGCGGGTCGTGGGCCCGTCCGTCGAAGGGTCAGAGAGGCCGCCGCCGGTGaagacggaggaggaagaggaggaccgcGGGGGAGGATTCGGCCCGCGGGGGAACGGCGTCCCCGGCCGGGGAGCCCGGCGGTTCCGGTTCCGGGAGGCGTCGGGCCCCCGCGAGGCCCTGGGCCGCCCGCAGCAGACCCTCCAACCCTCGGTCCTGGACCGGTTCCTCGCCATCCTGCCCGCGGAGATCCAGGCCCGGGTGCGGTTCCGGCGCCCCGAGAGCGGCGAGGAGGCCGTGGCCCCGGTGGAGGGCTCGCACCCAGAGCCGGGTGGGACCGGGCCGCAG acgaggtcgccgagacGCAGAATAGCGATAGTGATCGTGGTGCTCGTCAAGCGCCCACTGCGTGCgaggcaccgtcccgagcgccggggcggagtcGAGCtcgtcgggtcggacgcagcccccgtcccacggccGGTTCCCCGTCTTAAACctccgtttcacagacgaggtcgctga
- the LOC114807578 gene encoding verprolin-like, which translates to MDERTVLRAAAARRQTPGRPRCRSGRGTLFYGVCFFFVFLKRWSPSARSGPGAVPGAGVGTRLHRLDPIRVPHGADASPGSSRSRDVAFSSRWRSRATGVRGIRLSLWLPGVFIERSPCIRPLSEQRGGSKPIGSDAAPVPHGAHAPNPHFTDEAPRSEAIRPGSPGRQEEGPGLKPPGWFFSEKPSGRPRRTAPRKPPTVPDPPRPTASLYHQVRALGLLAPSHLSPPCSSPRPPGPPRTTSGLSRTTSAPVRFPPPAALGHAYLTKPLHRIFRARSVRPAPNGPLGRVQRNGVGREVSPARGFTVRRGRRTSRERNDLWIWT; encoded by the exons ATGGACGAAAGGACCGTCCTTCGGGCGGCGGCCGCCCGCCGCCagaccccgggccggccccggtgCCGGtcggggagagggactctgttttacggtgtgtgttttttttttgtctttttgaaAAGGTGGTCGCCGAGTGCCCGCTCCGGGCCAGGCGCTGTTCCGGGCGCCGGGGTCGGTACGAGATTacacaggttggacccaatccgtgtcccacacggggctgacgcCTCGCCGGGGTCCTCGCGGAGCCGGGACGTCGCTTTCTCGTCACGGTGGCGATCCCGAGCCACCGGTGTTCGGGGCATCCGTCTTTCGCTTTGGCTCCCcggggtgtttatcgagcgctcgccgtgcatCCGGCCCTTGTCTGAGCAGCGGGGaggatccaagccaatcgggtcggacgcagcccccgtcccacacggggctcacgctcccaatccccattttacggacgaggccccgagaagtgaagcgatccgTCCCGGGTCGCCCGGCAGGCAGGAAGAGGGGCCGGGTTTAAAGCCGCCCGGGTGGTTTTTTTCCGAGAAACCGTCGGGTCGTCCGCGACGCACCGCTCCTCGAAAACCGCCGACGGTCCCCGACCCTCCGCGACCAACGGCGTCTCTTTACCACCAGGTTCGGGCGCTCGGTttgctcgccccctcccacctaagCCCACCGTGCTCTTCACCtcgaccccccggcccaccccgcacCACTTCCGGCCTTTCTAGAACGACCTCCGCACCGGTGCGGTTCCCGCCACCCGCGGCGCTCGGGCACGCCTATCTCACGAAACCTCTCCATCGTATCTTCCGAGCGCGTAGCGTACGCCCGGCGCCCAACGgaccactcgggagagtccagcgcAACGGGGTCGGTCGGGAGGTGTCTCCCGCCCGCGGGTTTACGGTCCGGAGAGGGAGACGCACGTCGAGAGAAAGAAATGACTTGTGGATATGGAC atga
- the LOC114807602 gene encoding zinc finger protein with KRAB and SCAN domains 1-like — protein MATDPQEGVAPGREGPPTGKAEEDRARDPQSDPPEAARPAPDAPSRRFRRFRYREASGPRQALGRLRELCRLWLRPDRRTKEQILELLVLDQFLAILPADTGAWVRIQRPRSGDEAVEMVEELEREMAGPGPRDPGGTRGREAAAEEEPGPGATSRPAALPPRNPGEKRRGPGPALTALPGITAAVRVARRPRAERHGGRGPRGSAPRAPPAPLPAAAAGPVTLEDVSVELSREEWGLLDRARRELYRDVMLDNYRNVAALGGRRLAARRAAPPPPTGTRVRPRRGRTERVPPWSFSVVTLVVTTGRIPGRPTASRLQGSRWPSPRPSPGWSGGRSRGPRGRGGRRADRTPETPARRVHTRERPYECADCGKAFSQSAHLAQHRKMHTGEKPFRCPDCGKAYSQNAHLTQHRRTHAREAPYRCAQCSRGFRQRSHFTRHQRGHGREPSFRCPDCGRAFGHGSSLTNHRRVHAGAPSAAAPAAPV, from the exons ATGGCCACGGACCCGCAGGAGGGAGTCGCCCCGGGGCGCGAGGGGCCGCCGACGGGGAAGGCGGAAGAGGACCGGGCCCGGGACCCGCAATCCGACCCGCCGgaggccgcccgcccggccccggacgCCCCGAGCCGCCGCTTCCGCCGCTTCCGCTACCGGGAGGCGTCGGGGCCCCGCCAGGCGCTGGGCCGCCTGCGGGAGCTGTGCCGCCTCTGGCTGAGGCCCGACCGGCGCACCAAGGAGCAGATCCTCGAACTCCTGGTCCTGGACCAGTTCCTCGCCATCCTGCCCGCCGACACCGGGGCCTGGGTGCGGATCCAGCGCCCCCGGAGCGGCGACGAGGCCGTGGAGAtggtggaggagctggagcgggagatggccgggccggggccgcgg GACCCGGGCGGGACGCGGGGACGGGAAGCGGCcgcggaggaggagccggggcccggggccaccAGCCGGCCGGCCGCCCTCCCGCCGAGGAACCCCGGTGAGAAGCGCCGCGGGCCCGGACCCGCCCTCACCGCCCTCCCGGGAATAACCGCCGCGGTCCGCGTCGCGCGCCGCCCGCGTGCCGAGCGCCACGGCGGGCGCGGGCCGAGGGGGTCGGCCCCCAGAG ccccgccggccccgctccccgccgccgcGGCCGGGCCGGTGACGTTGGAGGACGTGTCCGTGGAGCTGAGCCGGGAGGAGTGGGGCCTCCTCGACCGGGCCCGGAGGGAGCTCTACCGGGACGTCATGCTGGACAACTACCGCAACGTGGCGGCGCTGG ggggacgacgtCTCGCGGCGCgccgggcggccccccccccccccacggggaCCCGCGTCCGACCCCGTCGCGGGCGGACCGAACGGGTGCCGCCGTGGTCATTCTCTGTCGTCACCTTGGTCGTCACGACGGGACGGATCCCCGGCCGCCCCACGGCGTCCCGCCTCCAGGGTTCCCGCTGGCCAAGCCCGAGGCCATCTCCCGGCTGGAGCGGTGGACGGAGCCGGGGCCCGCGGGGCCGCGGCGGGCGGAGAGCGGACCGGACCCCGGAGACCCCGGCCCGG CGCGTCCACACCCGGGAGCGGCCCTACGAGTGCGCCGACTGCGGCAAGGCCTTCAGCCAGAGCGCCCACCTCGCCCAGCACCGCAAGATgcacacgggcgagaagcccttCCGCTGCCCGGACTGCGGCAAGGCCTACAGCCAGAACGCCCACCTGACCCAGCACCGGCGCACCCACGCCCGCGAGGCGCCCTACCGCTGCGCCCAGTGCAGCCGGGGCTTCCGCCAGCGCTCCCACTTCACCCGGCACCAGCGCGGCCACGGCCGGGAGCCCTCCTTCCGCTGCCCCGACTGCGGCCGGGCCTTCGGCCACGGCTCCTCGCTCACCAACCACCGGCGCGTCCACGCCGGGGCCCCCTCCGCCGCGGCGCCCGCCGCCCCCGTCTAG